One genomic segment of Panicum virgatum strain AP13 chromosome 2N, P.virgatum_v5, whole genome shotgun sequence includes these proteins:
- the LOC120662133 gene encoding pentatricopeptide repeat-containing protein At4g32430, mitochondrial-like: protein MPPRRLPWPESHALSTAAAHHPFAETPRRPTASATTPLAALRGRLLAGLPVSPIAFSAAVARADPDTLPALHGLAVASGLDAFAAVTNSLVARYAKAGGAGSFPAAARVFDTARERDASSYNTILTAIPDPEDALAFAARMLRSGDMRPDAVTFTVALSLSAGRGELGFVRQLHALASRAGQAADVFVCNALVTAYSRGGSLDAARKVFDEMPARDLVSWNAMVCGLAQEGDCPAEVIRVFLRMLKDGGARPDRISVCSVIPACGGMGKLELGRQIHGFAVKLGVEGHVSIGNVLIAMYYKCGTPDCAWKLFKFMDQRDVISWTTVMSMDGKDAVSLFNGMRRDGVAPNEVTFVSMLSAMPGDCPAREGQMIHAVCLKTGLSDKAAAANSLITMYAKLQRMDDAKMVFSLMPHPEIIAWNALISGYAQNEKCEDALEVFWLMVKSMKPDETTFASVLSAVTSVETVPMAYGQMYHCQTLKLGLGTSEYISGALIDLYAKRGSLEESWKAFGETIHRSLIAWTAIISANSKHGNYDAVISLFNDMVRSGVAPDGVVLLSVLTACRYSGFVSLGREIFDSMAAKHGADLWPEHHACVVDMLGRAGRLEEAEELMLRMPSGPSVSALQSLLGACRIHGNTDVGERVAGVLTETEPAESGAYVLLSNIYAEKGDWGAVARVRKQMRERGVKKEVGFSWVDAGAVGDSLHLHKFSSDDSSHPRTEEIYRMAEWLGWEMKILKNHLQVEMEYLV from the coding sequence ATGCCACCGCGGCGGCTGCCTTGGCCCGAATCACACGCGCTCTCCACCGCTGCCGCCCACCACCCGTTCGCTGAAACTCCCCGCCGGCCAACCGCCAGCGCCACCACGCCActcgccgccctccgcggccGCCTGCTGGCCGGGCTCCCCGTTTCCCCCATCGCATTCTCCGCGGCCGTCGCACGCGCCGACCCGGACACCCTGCCCGCGCTCCACGGCCTCGCGGTCGCCTCAGGCCTCGACGCCTTCGCGGCCGTCACCAACTCCCTCGTCGCGCGCTACGCCaaggcgggcggcgccggctccTTCCCCGCGGCCGCCAGGGTCTTCGACACCGCGCGCGAGCGGGATGCCAGCTCCTACAATACCATCCTCACCGCGATCCCCGACCCCGAGGATGCGCTCGCCTTCGCCGCGCGGATGCTCCGCTCCGGGGACATGCGGCCCGACGCCGTCACGTTCACAGTCGCGCTCTCCCTCTCCGCCGGCCGGGGGGAGCTCGGCTTCGTGCGGCAGCTGCACGCGCTGGCGTCGCGCGCCGGGCAGGCCGCCGACGTGTTCGTCTGCAATGCGCTTGTCACGGCGTACTCCCGGGGTGGGTCGCTCGACGCGGCCCGGAAGGTGTTCGACGAGATGCCGGCGCGGGACCTCGTCTCCTGGAACGCGATGGTCTGCGGACTCGCTCAAGAAGGCGACTGCCCGGCTGAGGTGATCCGGGTGTTCCTTCGGATGCTCAAGGACGGCGGTGCGCGGCCTGACCGGATATCAGTCTGCAGCGTCATCCCCGCCTGCGGCGGCATGGGAAAACTCGAGCTAGGCCGGCAAATCCACGGCTTTGCAGTGAAGCTGGGCGTCGAGGGGCACGTCTCCATCGGCAATGTGCTCATTGCGATGTACTATAAGTGCGGCACCCCCGACTGCGCCTGGAAGCTCTTCAAGTTCATGGACCAACGCGACGTCATCTCATGGACCACGGTGATGTCCATGGACGGGAAGGACGCCGTCTCACTGTTCAATGGCATGAGGCGAGATGGGGTGGCGCCGAACGAGGTCACCTTCGTGTCCATGCTGTCGGCAATGCCAGGAGACTGCCCGGCGAGGGAAGGGCAGATGATCCACGCGGTATGCCTCAAGACCGGCTTGTCCGataaggcagcagcagcaaacagCCTCATCACCATGTACGCCAAGCTTCAGCGCATGGATGATGCGAAGATGGTCTTCAGTCTTATGCCTCACCCGGAGATCATCGCTTGGAACGCTCTCATCTCTGGTTATGCCCAGAACGAGAAGTGTGAGGACGCCCTTGAGGTCTTCTGGCTAATGGTGAAGAGCATGAAGCCCGATGAGACCACGTTCGCAAGTGTCCTCAGCGCAGTGACCTCTGTCGAGACGGTGCCCATGGCTTACGGTCAGATGTACCACTGCCAGACGCTGAAGCTGGGGCTCGGCACCAGCGAGTACATCTCCGGTGCTCTCATCGACTTGTACGCGAAGCGAGGCAGCTTGGAGGAGTCCTGGAAGGCGTTCGGCGAGACCATCCACCGGAGCCTCATTGCCTGGACAGCGATCATCTCGGCAAACTCAAAGCACGGGAACTACGACGCCGTCATCAGCCTCTTCAACGACATGGTACGCTCTGGCGTCGCTCCGGACGGAGTGGTTCTGCTCTCTGTCCTCACCGCCTGCCGGTACAGCGGGTTTGTCAGCTTGGGCCGGGAGATCTTCGACTCGATGGCCGCTAAGCACGGCGCAGACCTGTGGCCGGAGCACCACGCGTGCGTCGTCGACATGCTAGGCAGGGCGGGGAGGCTGGAGGAAGCCGAGGAACTCATGCTGCGGATGCCATCCGGGCCGAGCGTCTCGGCCCTGCAGAGCCTGCTGGGCGCCTGCAGGATCCACGGCAACACGGACGTCGGCGAGAGGGTCGCCGGCGTGCTGACGGAGACGGAGCCCGCGGAGTCCGGTGCCTACGTGCTGCTGTCAAACATCTACGCCGAGAAGGGCGACTGGGGCGCCGTGGCAAGGGTGCGGAAGCAGATGCGGGAGAGGGGCGTGAAAAAAGAGGTCGGGTTCAGCTGGGtggacgccggcgccgtcggcgaCTCGCTGCACCTGCACAAGTTCTCGTCGGACGACTCGTCGCACCCGCGGACGGAGGAGATATACAGAATGGCCGAGTGGCTAGGCTGGGAGATGAAAATTTTGAAGAACCATTTGCAGGTCGAGATGGAATACCTTGTTTGA
- the LOC120662134 gene encoding protein SRC2-like, with amino-acid sequence MAYRVLEVTLLSARDLKRVNLISRMEVYAVVTISGDPLTRQCTQPDPYGGRHPSWNTSFRFNVPPTAATATGCLHVLLRTERALGDRNVGEVIVPLADILTGGGAECDPGPRPPQLASYQVRKVHRCEPRGMLNVSYRLGPIVAPQAAPLARADEAAVPYVGFPVARSFYAPPYAYLPAAPAPAHPQAAGGHDAMAVHPPTPSAGAISTYNSPPAAAYPQAAPGHAAAAALPPAKGNGGDRMDFGVGLGAGLVSGAISGMLAGDMMSEAAAYNYGYRAGLADAEAGATVYKNYSHVRGKVEANRKVV; translated from the coding sequence ATGGCGTACAGGGTGCTGGAGGTGACCCTCCTGTCAGCCAGGGACCTCAAGAGGGTGAACCTGATCTCGCGCATGGAGGTGTACGCCGTGGTGACCATCTCCGGCGACCCGCTGACGCGGCAGTGCACCCAGCCGGACCCCTACGGCGGGCGCCACCCGTCGTGGAACACCTCCTTCCGGTTCAACGTCCCGCCCACCGCCGCGACGGCCACCGGCTGCCTCCACGTGCTCCTGCGCACCGAGCGCGCCCTGGGCGACCGCAACGTCGGCGAGGTCATCGTGCCCCTCGCCGAcatcctcaccggcggcggcgccgagtgcGACCCCggcccccggccgccgcagctcgcgTCCTACCAGGTCCGCAAGGTGCACCGGTGCGAGCCGCGCGGGATGCTCAACGTGTCGTACCGcctgggccccatcgtcgccccGCAGGCGGCGCCGCTGGCGAGAGCCGACGAGGCGGCCGTCCCCTACGTCGGGTTCCCGGTGGCGCGGTCGTTCTACGCCCCGCCTTACGCCTACctgcccgccgcgccggcgcctgcTCATCCGCAAGCTGCCGGCGGCCACGACGCCATGGCCGTGCACCCACCTACACCGTCTGCGGGGGCGATCAGCACCTACAACtcaccgcctgccgccgcctaTCCGCAAGCTGCCCCCgggcatgcggcggcggcggcgttgccgcCGGCGAAGGGAAACGGCGGCGACAGGATGGACTTCGGGGTGGGGCTCGGCGCCGGACTTGTGAGCGGCGCGATCAGCGGGATGCTGGCGGGCGACATGATGTCCGAGGCGGCGGCCTACAACTACGGTTACCGCGCCGGGTTGGCCGACGCCGAAGCCGGGGCGACCGTGTACAAGAACTACTCTCACGTTCGCGGCAAAGTTGAAGCAAATCGGAAGGTGGTGTGA
- the LOC120662135 gene encoding 60S ribosome subunit biogenesis protein NIP7 homolog, producing MRPLDEKETTQVFEKLFKFTGPNLKHLLERPAVEGPDPEPGRYCLRLHRNRVYYASEALVRRATAVARPRLAAVGTPIGKFTHHGAFHLTVHALDLLAAHARRRVWLKPDSERSFLFGNSVPKSSLARITENTKAGDGVVVMSMADVPLGFGIAARSAQDCRKADTNAVVVLHQADAGEYLRKEEELM from the coding sequence ATGAGGCCTCTCGACGAGAAAGAGACCACCCAGGTATTCGAGAAGCTCTTCAAATTCACGGGGCCCAACCTGAAGCACCTCCTGGAGCGGCCCGCCGTCGAGGGCCCCGACCCAGAGCCCGGCCGCTactgcctccgcctccaccgcaACCGCGTCTACTACGCCTCCGAGGCGCTcgtccgccgcgccaccgccgtcgcgcgcccgcgcctcgccgccgtgggcACGCCCATCGGCAAGTTCACCCACCACGGCGCGTTCCACCTCACCGTCCACGCGCTCGACCTCCTCGCGgcccacgcgcgccgccgcgtctgGCTCAAGCCCGACTCCGAGCGCTCCTTCCTCTTCGGCAACTCCGTGCCCAAGTCCTCCCTCGCGCGCATCACCGAGAACACCAAGGCGGGGGACGGGGTGGTCGTCATGTCCATGGCCGACGTGCCGCTCGGCTTCGGCATCgcggcgaggtcggcgcagGACTGCAGGAAGGCCGACACTAACGCTGTGGTCGTGCTGCATCAGGCGGACGCCGGGGAGTACCTCcgcaaggaggaggagctcaTGTGA
- the LOC120662136 gene encoding flowering-promoting factor 1-like protein 5, which produces MSGSGAGVWVFRNGVMQLEQPAAASRKALVYVPTNEVVRSVEALERRLGTLGWERYYENRSIVQLHKRDGGADLITIPRDFASLRSTHMYDVVVKNRDHFKVVDA; this is translated from the coding sequence ATGTCGGGATCCGGCGCTGGCGTGTGGGTGTTCCGGAACGGGGTGATGCAGCtggagcagccggcggcggcgagccggaaGGCGCTGGTGTACGTGCCGACGAACGAGGTGGTGCGGTCGGTGGAGGCGCTGGAGCGGCGGCTGGGGACGCTGGGCTGGGAGCGCTACTACGAGAACCGAAGCATCGTGCAGCTCCAcaagcgcgacggcggcgcagacCTCATCACCATCCCCCGCGACTTCGCCAGCCTCCGCTCCACCCACATGTACGACGTCGTCGTCAAGAACCGCGACCACTTCAAGGTCGTCGACGCCTAG